A genomic stretch from Burkholderia pyrrocinia includes:
- a CDS encoding DUF799 domain-containing protein, with translation MFKTLSFKLMSVLSIVALLSACAQPVKRPDYTAFKKSQPRSILVLPPINETSDVAATYGVLSQMTLPLAESGYYVVPVAVMDETFKQNGLTNAAEIQGTPPAKLREIFGADAALYSKVSQYGTVYRILASATVVSASAKLVDLRTGDVLWQGRASASSDEGGNNGGGGLIGMLVVAAVKQIANTLMDQSHDIAAFTSNRLLSAGPPNGLLYGPHSPKYGTD, from the coding sequence ATGTTCAAGACACTCTCATTCAAGCTGATGTCCGTGCTGTCGATCGTCGCGCTGCTGAGCGCGTGCGCACAGCCGGTGAAACGACCCGACTACACGGCGTTCAAGAAGAGCCAGCCGCGCTCGATCCTCGTGCTGCCGCCGATCAACGAGACCTCCGACGTCGCGGCCACCTACGGGGTGCTGTCGCAAATGACGCTGCCGCTCGCCGAGTCCGGCTATTACGTGGTGCCGGTCGCGGTGATGGACGAGACGTTCAAGCAGAACGGCCTGACCAACGCGGCCGAGATCCAGGGAACGCCGCCCGCGAAGCTGCGCGAGATCTTCGGTGCGGACGCCGCGCTGTATTCGAAGGTCTCGCAGTACGGCACCGTGTACCGGATTCTCGCGAGCGCAACGGTCGTGTCCGCGTCGGCGAAGCTCGTCGACCTGCGCACGGGCGACGTGCTGTGGCAGGGCCGGGCGAGCGCGAGCAGCGACGAGGGCGGCAACAACGGCGGCGGCGGCCTGATCGGCATGCTCGTGGTGGCCGCGGTCAAGCAGATCGCGAACACGCTGATGGATCAGAGTCACGACATCGCCGCGTTCACGAGCAACCGGCTGTTGTCGGCCGGGCCGCCGAACGGGTTGCTGTATGGGCCGCATTCGCCGAAGTACGGCACCGACTGA
- a CDS encoding DUF4810 domain-containing protein — protein sequence MKRGNWLPATAAALLLAGCASSTPPLYQWTGYQPQVYEYFKGQKSPQEQIDALEKALQDIRGKGHTPPPGFHAHLGMLYASVGNEQQAEQELQAEKQLFPESSTFMDFLLKKKAGAAKPADQKAAGQSAAGQTIAGQKNADSNSAKQ from the coding sequence ATGAAACGGGGTAACTGGCTGCCGGCGACGGCCGCCGCATTGCTGCTCGCCGGCTGCGCGAGCTCCACGCCGCCGCTCTATCAGTGGACGGGCTACCAGCCGCAAGTGTACGAATACTTCAAGGGGCAGAAGTCGCCGCAGGAGCAGATCGACGCGCTTGAAAAGGCGTTGCAGGACATCCGCGGCAAGGGCCATACGCCGCCGCCGGGCTTCCATGCGCATCTCGGGATGCTGTACGCGAGCGTCGGCAACGAGCAGCAGGCCGAGCAGGAACTGCAGGCCGAGAAGCAGCTGTTCCCGGAATCGTCGACCTTCATGGATTTCCTGCTGAAGAAGAAAGCCGGCGCAGCGAAGCCCGCGGATCAGAAGGCTGCCGGGCAGAGCGCCGCCGGCCAGACGATCGCCGGCCAGAAGAACGCCGATTCGAATTCCGCCAAACAGTGA
- a CDS encoding CsgG/HfaB family protein, with protein MQTRRTVLVAAAVVAALSGCATESSRTLDVPAVSSAQKPYAGKPVAIAVGKFDNRSSYMRGIFSDGIDRLGGQAKTILVTRLQQSRRFNVLDRENLDEIKQEAGFMKKAQAVKGANYVVTGDVTEFGRKDVGDHQLFGILGRGKTQVAYAKVNLNIVDTTTSEVVASSQGAGEFSLSNREVIGFGGTAGYDSTLNGKVLDLAIQEAVNHLAEQVDAGALKTAK; from the coding sequence ATCCAGACACGACGCACCGTACTCGTGGCGGCAGCGGTTGTCGCAGCGCTGTCCGGCTGCGCGACCGAATCGTCGCGCACGCTCGACGTGCCGGCCGTGAGCAGCGCGCAGAAGCCTTATGCGGGCAAGCCCGTTGCGATCGCGGTCGGCAAGTTCGACAACCGCTCGAGCTACATGCGCGGCATCTTCTCCGACGGCATCGACCGCCTCGGCGGACAGGCGAAGACAATTCTCGTCACGCGCCTGCAGCAGAGCCGGCGCTTCAACGTGCTCGATCGCGAGAACCTCGACGAGATCAAGCAGGAAGCCGGCTTCATGAAGAAGGCGCAGGCGGTGAAGGGCGCGAACTACGTGGTGACGGGCGACGTGACCGAATTCGGCCGCAAGGACGTCGGCGATCACCAGCTGTTCGGCATCCTCGGCCGCGGCAAGACGCAGGTCGCGTACGCGAAGGTCAACCTGAACATCGTCGACACGACGACGTCGGAAGTCGTCGCGTCGAGCCAGGGCGCGGGCGAGTTCAGCCTGTCGAACCGCGAGGTGATCGGCTTCGGCGGCACGGCCGGCTACGACTCGACGCTCAACGGCAAGGTGCTCGACCTCGCGATCCAGGAGGCCGTGAACCATCTCGCCGAACAGGTCGACGCCGGTGCGCTGAAGACCGCGAAGTAA
- the gor gene encoding glutathione-disulfide reductase — protein sequence MDFDYDLFVIGAGSGGVRLARMSASYGARVGIAEQEQIGGTCVLRGCIPKKLLVYASHYPHEVEDAKGFGWTFGAGTLDWPALIAAKDREINRLSDIYINLLRQSGVEMHAGRATLVDAHTVAIGERTIRARHIAIATGSRPSLPHRPGIEHAITSREALSLETCPTRIAVVGGGYIAVEFAGIFNGFGSHVDLFYRGEKILRSFDDDVRQFLTDEMTKQGVAIHARTVVESISRADDGTLSVRVGDAQHGPYDAVLYATGRVPNVDGLGLEQAGVMLDARGAIAVDAYSATSVASIHAIGDVTSRPQLTPVATRDGGLLARTLFGGARVAADHEWVPSAVFSQPEVATVGLTEADARRAYGDVDIYRTSFKALRHTLSGRDERTLMKLVVARDSQRVIGAHMVGRDAGEIIQGIAIAIRAGATKAQFDDTIGIHPTAAEEFVTMRQKVAD from the coding sequence ATGGATTTCGACTACGACCTGTTCGTCATCGGGGCCGGCTCGGGCGGCGTGAGGCTCGCACGGATGTCGGCGTCATACGGCGCGCGCGTCGGCATAGCGGAACAAGAGCAGATCGGCGGCACCTGCGTGCTGCGCGGCTGCATTCCGAAGAAACTGCTCGTCTACGCATCGCACTACCCGCACGAAGTCGAGGACGCGAAGGGCTTCGGCTGGACCTTCGGCGCCGGCACGCTCGACTGGCCCGCGCTGATCGCCGCGAAGGATCGCGAGATCAATCGGCTGAGCGACATCTACATCAACCTGCTGCGGCAATCGGGCGTCGAGATGCACGCGGGGCGCGCGACGCTCGTCGATGCGCATACCGTCGCGATCGGCGAACGCACGATCCGAGCGCGCCACATCGCGATCGCGACCGGCTCGCGTCCGTCGCTGCCGCATCGGCCCGGCATCGAACACGCGATCACGTCGCGCGAGGCGCTGTCGCTCGAGACGTGCCCCACGCGCATCGCGGTAGTCGGCGGCGGTTATATCGCGGTCGAGTTCGCGGGCATCTTCAACGGCTTCGGCAGTCACGTCGACCTGTTCTATCGCGGCGAGAAGATCCTGCGCAGCTTCGACGACGACGTGCGTCAATTCCTGACCGACGAGATGACGAAGCAGGGCGTCGCGATCCACGCGCGCACGGTGGTCGAATCGATTTCCCGCGCGGACGACGGCACGCTGAGCGTGCGCGTCGGCGACGCGCAGCACGGGCCGTACGACGCGGTGCTTTATGCGACCGGACGCGTGCCGAATGTCGACGGGCTCGGGCTCGAGCAGGCGGGCGTGATGCTCGACGCACGCGGCGCGATTGCGGTCGATGCGTATTCGGCGACGTCGGTCGCGTCGATCCATGCGATCGGCGACGTCACGTCGCGGCCGCAGCTCACGCCGGTGGCGACGCGCGACGGCGGGCTGCTCGCGCGCACGCTGTTCGGCGGGGCGCGCGTCGCGGCCGATCACGAATGGGTGCCGTCGGCCGTGTTCAGCCAGCCCGAGGTCGCGACGGTCGGCCTGACCGAGGCCGATGCGCGTCGCGCGTACGGCGACGTCGACATCTACCGCACGTCGTTCAAGGCGCTGCGCCACACGCTGTCGGGCCGCGACGAGCGCACGCTGATGAAGCTCGTCGTCGCGCGCGACAGCCAGCGCGTGATCGGCGCGCACATGGTCGGCCGCGATGCGGGCGAGATCATCCAGGGGATCGCGATCGCGATTCGCGCGGGCGCGACGAAGGCGCAGTTCGACGACACGATCGGCATCCATCCGACCGCGGCCGAGGAATTCGTGACGATGCGGCAGAAGGTGGCCGACTAG
- a CDS encoding porin, whose amino-acid sequence MKQTTRLAVIAGGAALAFASQYAAAQSSVTLWGVADVSVRYLTNANAKNDGLLSMSNGAITNSRFGIYGTEDLGSGLKAVFNLESGVNLQNGAFADSGRLFNRAAYVGLQSPYGTVTLGRQKTPLFDLLSDTYDPLTVGNYLENAWLPVALGGGLYADNQIKYTGKFAGLTAKAMYSTGTNYESTGAGGFSGQIPGSLGKGNAWGVSLSYVMGPLSIAAGAQQNSDNSARKQTIYHANVVYAFSKAKVYAGYLRSKDDTGFVDSLLAQQTIPVAKGTGRIDDGPFAGVSWQVSTPLTLTGAFYYDHMRNAMTANGTLASGNRYAIVGIAEYALSKRTEIYGTVDFNKTNGAANVELPGRSNQTGIAIGLRNIF is encoded by the coding sequence ATGAAGCAGACCACCCGACTCGCAGTCATCGCAGGGGGCGCCGCGCTCGCATTCGCCAGCCAGTACGCGGCCGCACAAAGCTCGGTCACGCTCTGGGGCGTCGCCGACGTCAGCGTCCGCTACCTGACCAACGCGAACGCCAAGAATGACGGACTGCTGTCGATGTCCAACGGCGCGATCACCAACAGCCGCTTCGGCATCTACGGCACCGAGGACCTCGGCAGCGGCCTGAAGGCCGTGTTCAACCTCGAAAGCGGCGTGAACCTGCAGAACGGCGCATTTGCCGACAGCGGCCGCCTGTTCAACCGTGCGGCATACGTCGGCCTGCAGAGCCCGTACGGCACGGTGACCCTCGGCCGCCAGAAGACGCCGCTGTTCGATCTGCTGTCGGATACCTACGATCCGCTGACGGTCGGCAACTACCTCGAAAATGCATGGCTGCCGGTCGCACTCGGCGGCGGCCTGTATGCGGACAACCAGATCAAGTACACGGGCAAGTTCGCGGGCCTGACCGCGAAGGCGATGTACTCGACGGGCACCAACTACGAATCGACCGGCGCCGGCGGCTTCTCGGGCCAGATTCCGGGTTCGCTCGGCAAGGGTAATGCGTGGGGCGTGTCGCTGTCGTACGTGATGGGCCCGCTCAGCATCGCGGCCGGCGCGCAGCAGAACAGCGACAACTCGGCGCGCAAGCAGACCATCTACCACGCGAACGTCGTGTACGCGTTCAGCAAGGCGAAGGTCTACGCGGGCTACCTGCGCTCGAAGGACGACACCGGCTTCGTCGACAGCCTGCTCGCGCAGCAGACGATTCCGGTCGCGAAGGGCACGGGCCGGATCGACGACGGTCCGTTCGCGGGCGTGAGCTGGCAGGTCAGCACGCCGCTGACGCTGACGGGCGCGTTCTACTACGACCACATGCGCAATGCGATGACCGCGAACGGCACGCTCGCGAGCGGCAACCGCTACGCGATCGTCGGCATCGCCGAGTACGCGCTGAGCAAGCGCACCGAAATCTACGGCACCGTCGACTTCAACAAGACGAACGGCGCGGCGAACGTCGAGCTGCCGGGCCGCAGCAACCAGACGGGCATCGCGATCGGCCTGCGCAATATCTTCTGA
- a CDS encoding YoaK family protein has protein sequence MDLDGASRNLTVAALLTLSGGYLDAYTYVGHGHVFANTMTGNVALLGINLSAGEWAAALHHVPPLVGFVIAVFVAHLLGLAAQRGWMRHTAFASLIVEIAFLGVAASGLVGAASAWLIPGISFVATLQTLSFTHLEELSYTSVMTTGNLRRAAQKLFVGLIPRYDAGALHDSALLATISFCFLAGAVAGGLVTRLAPDVALWGAVLLLAGAFAEIVRRAWRRAGNGDGGRDEDGAAQTA, from the coding sequence ATGGATCTCGACGGCGCCAGCCGCAATCTCACCGTCGCCGCGTTGCTGACGCTGTCCGGCGGCTACCTCGACGCATACACGTATGTCGGCCACGGCCACGTGTTCGCGAACACGATGACCGGCAACGTCGCGCTGTTAGGCATCAACCTGTCGGCCGGCGAATGGGCCGCCGCGCTGCATCACGTGCCGCCGCTCGTCGGCTTCGTGATCGCGGTATTCGTCGCGCACCTGCTCGGTCTCGCCGCGCAGCGCGGCTGGATGCGGCACACAGCGTTCGCGAGCCTGATCGTCGAGATCGCGTTTCTCGGCGTCGCCGCGAGCGGCCTCGTCGGCGCGGCGAGCGCGTGGCTGATTCCGGGCATCTCGTTCGTCGCGACGCTGCAGACGCTGTCGTTCACCCATCTCGAGGAACTGTCGTACACGTCGGTGATGACGACCGGCAACCTGCGGCGTGCCGCGCAGAAGCTGTTCGTCGGGTTGATCCCGCGCTATGACGCGGGTGCGCTGCACGACTCGGCGCTGCTCGCGACGATCAGCTTCTGCTTCCTGGCCGGCGCGGTGGCCGGCGGCCTCGTGACGCGGCTTGCGCCGGACGTCGCGCTGTGGGGCGCCGTGCTGCTGCTTGCGGGCGCGTTCGCGGAGATCGTGCGGCGCGCGTGGCGTCGCGCGGGGAACGGCGATGGTGGTCGCGACGAAGACGGAGCGGCGCAGACGGCCTGA
- a CDS encoding chromate transporter — protein MNDTLVAIATIFSQLSLLAFGGGNTILPEMQRQVVDVHHWMSAHEFTALFALAQAAPGPNMMIVSLVGWHVAGWAGLLVASLAKFGPSSIVTVLALHAWERFRDRPWRRYVQQGMMPVTAGLVAASAVLISDASNRTAIQWGITAACALLAWRTRIHPLWLLAGGALIGLTGFGQ, from the coding sequence ATGAACGACACGCTCGTCGCGATCGCGACGATCTTCAGCCAGCTGTCGCTGCTCGCGTTCGGCGGCGGCAATACGATCCTGCCGGAGATGCAGCGGCAGGTCGTCGACGTGCATCACTGGATGAGCGCGCACGAGTTCACCGCGCTGTTCGCGCTGGCCCAGGCGGCGCCCGGGCCGAACATGATGATCGTGTCGCTGGTCGGCTGGCACGTGGCCGGCTGGGCCGGGCTGCTCGTCGCGTCGCTCGCGAAGTTCGGGCCGTCGTCGATCGTTACGGTGCTTGCGCTGCATGCATGGGAGCGCTTTCGCGACCGGCCGTGGCGCCGCTACGTGCAGCAGGGGATGATGCCCGTCACGGCCGGGCTCGTCGCGGCGAGCGCGGTGCTGATCTCCGACGCGTCGAACCGCACGGCGATCCAGTGGGGCATCACGGCCGCATGCGCGCTGCTCGCGTGGCGCACGCGCATCCATCCGCTGTGGCTGCTCGCGGGCGGCGCGCTGATCGGGCTCACGGGCTTCGGGCAGTGA
- a CDS encoding chromate transporter has protein sequence MQSVSPQPAASPRSVGLAELFTGFLSLGLMSFGGALPFARRTIVDERKWLSADEFTDLLGLCQFLPGGNVINLSVAVGMRFRGIAGAFAGILGLIAGPTLVVVALGVLYAKTQNDPHVQHLFAGLAAAAAGLLVAMAVKVAKPLRHARAAAGIAALAFVAIAVLRIPLLTTMLVLTPVSVWLASRRRDAGTPQPAQAAARDAQPGGRP, from the coding sequence ATGCAATCCGTTTCCCCGCAACCTGCCGCGTCACCTCGCAGCGTTGGTCTCGCCGAGCTGTTCACCGGCTTCCTGTCGCTCGGCCTCATGTCGTTCGGCGGCGCGCTGCCGTTTGCGCGGCGCACGATCGTCGACGAGCGCAAGTGGCTGTCCGCCGACGAATTCACCGATCTGCTCGGTCTGTGCCAGTTCCTGCCGGGCGGCAACGTGATCAACCTGTCGGTCGCCGTCGGCATGCGCTTTCGCGGCATCGCCGGCGCGTTCGCGGGCATTCTCGGGCTGATCGCGGGCCCGACGCTCGTCGTCGTCGCGCTCGGCGTGCTGTATGCGAAGACGCAGAACGATCCGCATGTGCAGCACCTGTTCGCGGGGCTCGCCGCCGCGGCCGCCGGGCTGCTCGTCGCGATGGCCGTGAAGGTCGCGAAGCCGCTGCGGCACGCGCGCGCGGCGGCCGGCATCGCGGCGCTCGCGTTCGTCGCGATCGCGGTGCTGCGCATTCCGCTGCTGACCACGATGCTCGTGCTGACGCCCGTCAGCGTCTGGCTCGCGTCGCGGCGCCGCGATGCGGGCACGCCGCAGCCGGCGCAGGCGGCCGCGCGCGACGCGCAGCCCGGAGGCCGGCCATGA
- a CDS encoding solute carrier family 23 protein, with product MSDSYFPRWRVQPTGAASRVVGPDERLAWPQMVAMGVQHVVAMFGSTVLAPLLMGFDPNLCIFMSGIGTLLFFVLVGGRVPSYLGSSFAFIGLVIAVTGYGGSGPNPNIPVALGGIVACGVVYVALGALVQAIGTRWIETLMPPVVTGAVVAVIGLNLAPIAVKGVSASTFDSVMALVTVLCVGGVAVFARGMMQRLLILVGLAIAYAIYAIATNGMGLGKPIDFAIVGHAAWFGVPAFRTPVFDPHAMLMLAPVAVILVAENLGHIKAVSAMTGQNLDRYVGRAFIGDGLATIVSGSVGGTGVTTYAENIGVMAVTRIYSTLVFAVAALIAIGLGFSPKFGAVIQTIPGPVLGGVSIVVFGLIAVTGARIWVVNKVDFSDNRNLIVAAVTLVLGAGDFSLKFGGFALGGIGTATFGAIILYAILRKEKEPGPVL from the coding sequence ATGTCCGATTCCTACTTCCCGCGCTGGCGGGTCCAACCGACCGGCGCGGCCTCGCGCGTGGTCGGCCCCGACGAGCGCCTGGCGTGGCCGCAGATGGTCGCGATGGGCGTGCAGCACGTCGTCGCGATGTTCGGTTCGACCGTGCTCGCGCCGCTGCTGATGGGCTTCGACCCGAACCTGTGCATCTTCATGTCGGGCATCGGCACGCTGCTGTTCTTCGTGCTGGTCGGCGGGCGCGTGCCGAGCTATCTCGGCTCGAGCTTCGCGTTCATCGGCCTCGTGATCGCGGTGACGGGCTACGGCGGCAGCGGCCCGAACCCGAACATTCCGGTCGCGCTCGGCGGGATCGTCGCGTGCGGCGTCGTGTACGTCGCGCTCGGCGCGCTGGTGCAGGCGATCGGCACGCGCTGGATCGAGACGCTGATGCCGCCCGTCGTGACCGGTGCGGTCGTCGCGGTGATCGGGCTGAACCTCGCGCCGATCGCGGTCAAGGGCGTGTCGGCGTCGACCTTCGATTCGGTGATGGCGCTCGTCACGGTGCTGTGCGTCGGCGGCGTCGCGGTGTTCGCGCGCGGGATGATGCAGCGCCTGCTGATCCTCGTCGGGCTCGCAATCGCGTACGCGATCTACGCGATCGCGACCAACGGGATGGGCCTCGGCAAGCCGATCGACTTCGCGATCGTCGGGCATGCGGCGTGGTTCGGCGTGCCGGCGTTCCGTACGCCGGTGTTCGACCCGCACGCGATGCTGATGCTCGCGCCGGTCGCGGTGATCCTCGTCGCCGAGAACCTCGGCCACATCAAGGCCGTCAGCGCGATGACGGGGCAAAACCTCGACCGCTACGTCGGCCGTGCGTTCATCGGCGACGGGCTCGCGACGATCGTGTCGGGCAGCGTCGGCGGCACGGGCGTGACCACCTACGCGGAGAACATCGGCGTGATGGCCGTCACGCGGATCTATTCGACGCTGGTGTTCGCGGTCGCCGCGCTGATCGCGATCGGGCTGGGCTTCTCGCCGAAATTCGGCGCGGTGATCCAGACGATCCCGGGCCCGGTGCTCGGCGGCGTGTCGATCGTCGTGTTCGGGCTGATCGCGGTGACGGGCGCGCGGATCTGGGTCGTCAACAAGGTCGACTTCTCCGACAACCGCAACCTGATCGTCGCGGCCGTCACGCTGGTGCTCGGCGCGGGCGACTTCTCGCTGAAGTTCGGCGGCTTCGCGCTCGGCGGGATCGGCACCGCGACCTTCGGCGCGATCATCCTGTACGCGATCCTGCGCAAGGAAAAGGAGCCGGGCCCGGTGCTGTGA
- the flgL gene encoding flagellar hook-associated protein FlgL, with the protein MRISTTQFYQQNVAQMSDQQAQLSQLYQQISSGVSLATPADNPLGAAQAVQLSMTSATLSQYASNQNAALSSLQKEDQTLISVNNLLNSIHTVVIQAGDGSLSDSDRSALSTQLQGYRDQLLTLANSTDGSGNYLFSGFQSTTAPFSNASGGGVTYSGDMGTRQVQIADTRAISQGDNGANVFLSVPMLGSQPVPLAGAGNTGTGTIGAVSITSPSAATNTHQFTIAFAGTAAAPTYTVTDNSVVPPTTTAAQPYSAGAGIALGSGLSVPVSGTPAPGDTFTVTPAPQAGTDVFAALDTMIAALKVPISSNTTVAAALANAMTTGTTKLNNMMTNVLTVQASVGGREQEIKAMQTVNQTNTLQVTSNLADLTSTNMVSTISQFLQMQNALTGSQKAYAQLQNLSLFQYINP; encoded by the coding sequence ATGCGGATTTCCACCACCCAGTTCTACCAGCAGAACGTCGCTCAGATGAGCGACCAGCAGGCGCAGCTGTCGCAGCTGTACCAGCAGATCTCGAGCGGCGTGAGCCTCGCGACGCCGGCCGACAACCCGCTCGGCGCGGCGCAGGCCGTGCAGTTGTCGATGACGTCGGCGACGCTGTCGCAGTACGCGTCGAACCAGAACGCCGCGCTGTCGTCGCTGCAGAAGGAAGACCAGACGCTCATCAGCGTCAACAACCTGCTGAACAGCATTCATACGGTCGTGATCCAGGCCGGCGACGGCTCGCTGTCAGACAGCGACCGCTCGGCGCTGTCGACGCAGCTGCAGGGCTATCGCGACCAGTTGCTGACGCTCGCGAACTCGACGGACGGCTCGGGCAACTACTTGTTCTCGGGCTTCCAGTCGACCACGGCGCCGTTCTCGAACGCGTCGGGCGGCGGCGTGACCTACAGCGGCGACATGGGCACGCGGCAGGTGCAGATCGCCGACACGCGCGCGATCTCGCAGGGCGACAACGGCGCGAACGTGTTCCTGTCGGTGCCGATGCTCGGCAGCCAGCCGGTGCCGCTCGCCGGCGCGGGCAACACGGGTACGGGCACGATCGGCGCGGTGTCGATCACGAGCCCGTCGGCCGCGACCAACACGCACCAGTTCACGATCGCGTTCGCCGGCACGGCGGCCGCGCCGACCTATACGGTCACCGACAATTCCGTCGTGCCGCCGACCACGACCGCCGCACAGCCGTATTCGGCCGGCGCGGGGATCGCGCTCGGCAGCGGCCTGTCGGTGCCGGTGTCGGGCACGCCCGCGCCCGGCGACACGTTCACGGTCACGCCCGCGCCGCAGGCCGGCACCGACGTGTTCGCGGCGCTCGACACGATGATCGCCGCGCTGAAGGTGCCGATCAGCAGCAACACGACTGTCGCGGCCGCGCTCGCGAACGCGATGACCACCGGCACGACGAAGCTGAACAACATGATGACGAACGTCCTCACCGTGCAGGCGTCGGTCGGCGGCCGCGAGCAGGAAATCAAGGCGATGCAGACGGTGAACCAGACCAACACGCTGCAGGTCACCAGCAACCTGGCCGACCTGACGAGCACCAACATGGTGTCGACGATCAGCCAGTTCCTGCAGATGCAGAACGCGCTGACGGGCTCGCAGAAGGCTTACGCGCAGCTTCAGAACCTGTCGCTGTTCCAGTACATCAATCCGTGA
- the flgK gene encoding flagellar hook-associated protein FlgK, protein MSNSLMNLGVSGLNAALWGLTTTGQNISNAATPGYSVERPVYAEASGQYTSSGYMPQGVNTVTVQRQYSQYLSDQLNGAQTQGGALSTWYSLVTQLNNYVGSPTAGISTAITSYFTGLQNVANSASDSSVRQTAMSNAQTLANQITAAGQQYDALRQSVNTQLTSTVTQINAYTAQIAQLNQQIASASSQGQPPNQLMDQRDLAVSNLSNLAGVQVVRNSDGYSVFLAGGTPLVVADKSYQLATVTSPSDPSELTVVSQGIAGATPQGPNQFLSDASLSGGTLGGLLAFRSQTLDPAQAQLGAIATSFAAQVNAQNALGIDLSGNVGGNLFATGSPIIYANQGNTGNAALSVSFANASQPTTGDYTLSYDGTNYTLTDRASGTVVGSSASMPASIGGLNFSFTSGSMSAGDKFTVQPTRGALNGFGLATSNGSAIAAAAPYVPSATTTNTGTGTIGGLSVTSAAAAANAHKYTITMGGTSAAPTYTVTDNTAVPPTTTGAQPYQSGTPITLTAGVTVTVSGTPAVGDTFTVAPNTGGTNDGSNALALSKLVNSKSFGNGSTTLTGAYANYVNSIGNTTSQLKSSSAAQTALVGQITQAQQSVSGVNQNEEAANLMQYQQLYQANAKVIQTASTLFQTVLGLFN, encoded by the coding sequence ATGTCCAACTCACTCATGAACCTCGGCGTCAGCGGCCTGAATGCCGCGCTCTGGGGCCTCACGACGACCGGCCAGAACATCAGCAACGCCGCGACGCCGGGCTATTCGGTCGAACGACCCGTCTATGCCGAGGCGAGCGGCCAGTACACGAGCAGCGGCTACATGCCTCAGGGCGTGAACACCGTCACCGTGCAGCGGCAGTACAGCCAGTACCTGAGCGACCAGCTGAACGGCGCGCAGACGCAGGGCGGCGCGCTGTCGACGTGGTATTCGCTCGTCACGCAGTTGAACAACTACGTCGGCAGCCCGACGGCCGGCATCTCGACCGCGATCACGAGTTACTTCACGGGGCTGCAGAACGTCGCGAACAGCGCGTCCGACTCGTCGGTGCGGCAGACCGCGATGAGCAACGCGCAGACGCTCGCGAACCAGATCACGGCGGCCGGCCAGCAGTACGACGCGCTGCGCCAGAGCGTGAACACGCAGCTCACGAGCACCGTCACGCAGATCAACGCGTACACCGCGCAGATCGCGCAGCTGAACCAGCAGATCGCGTCCGCGAGCAGCCAGGGCCAGCCGCCGAACCAGCTGATGGACCAGCGCGACCTCGCGGTGTCGAACCTGTCGAACCTCGCGGGCGTGCAGGTCGTGCGCAACAGCGACGGCTACAGCGTGTTTCTCGCGGGCGGCACGCCGCTCGTCGTCGCGGACAAGAGCTACCAGCTCGCGACCGTCACGTCGCCGTCCGATCCGAGCGAGCTGACCGTCGTGTCGCAGGGGATCGCCGGCGCGACCCCGCAGGGGCCGAACCAGTTCCTGTCCGACGCGTCGCTGTCGGGCGGCACGCTCGGCGGCCTGCTCGCGTTCCGCAGCCAGACGCTCGACCCCGCGCAGGCGCAGCTCGGCGCGATCGCGACCAGCTTCGCCGCGCAGGTCAACGCGCAGAATGCGCTCGGCATCGACCTGTCGGGCAATGTCGGCGGCAACCTGTTCGCGACCGGCTCGCCGATCATCTACGCGAACCAGGGCAACACCGGCAACGCGGCGCTGTCCGTGTCGTTCGCGAACGCATCGCAGCCGACCACGGGCGACTACACGCTGTCGTACGACGGCACGAACTACACGCTGACCGACCGCGCGAGCGGCACGGTGGTCGGCTCGTCGGCGTCGATGCCGGCGTCGATCGGCGGGCTGAACTTCTCGTTCACGTCGGGCTCGATGAGCGCCGGCGACAAGTTCACCGTGCAGCCGACGCGCGGCGCGCTGAACGGCTTCGGCCTCGCGACGTCGAACGGCTCGGCGATCGCGGCGGCGGCGCCGTACGTGCCGTCGGCCACCACGACGAACACGGGCACCGGGACGATCGGCGGGTTGTCGGTCACGAGCGCGGCGGCCGCGGCCAACGCGCACAAGTACACGATCACGATGGGTGGGACGTCGGCCGCGCCGACCTATACGGTCACGGACAACACGGCCGTGCCGCCGACGACCACCGGCGCGCAGCCGTACCAGTCCGGCACGCCGATCACGCTGACGGCCGGCGTCACGGTGACGGTGTCGGGCACGCCGGCGGTGGGCGACACGTTCACGGTCGCGCCGAACACGGGCGGCACGAACGACGGCAGCAACGCGCTCGCGCTGTCGAAGCTCGTCAACTCGAAATCGTTCGGCAACGGCTCGACCACGCTGACGGGCGCATACGCGAACTACGTGAACAGCATCGGCAATACGACGAGCCAGCTGAAGTCGTCGAGCGCCGCGCAGACCGCGCTGGTCGGCCAGATCACGCAGGCGCAGCAGTCGGTGTCGGGCGTGAACCAGAACGAGGAAGCGGCCAACCTGATGCAGTACCAGCAGCTCTACCAGGCGAACGCGAAGGTGATCCAGACCGCGTCGACGCTGTTCCAGACCGTGCTCGGCCTGTTCAACTGA